One window of Geotoga petraea genomic DNA carries:
- a CDS encoding helicase-related protein has protein sequence MNKDIIKYIKDNPTNKTRVFIFPEYTNLEIEDENLNVFPDYDIFPFEDIDISSKIKKQRLNIMYKLIKGKDLNLVTTLHSMTRFTIPPENFYIKNYSYGDNFIDELYEIGYKNVFEITEPSEYSKRGFIRDIFVPIYKNPIRLELFDDEIERLNYFDPLNQKSIKKIEKFDLVPGSEIFYDQFNINLMNERLKSEMKKFKEIEELNIDMLNYFPSLFHKNKATLLSYLPKDTEFIIIEKDKIVKTFTEKERENIEMSDSKVKKAIYKKYSGMNIQILDTINYKELDIKLKRKKVKQTEDKEKDLEYLPLLDWEDLKEDDLIVHDDYGIGVFKGVKIKSTPIGKREYITIEYSNKSKIFVPVERLDKISKYIGDKSKVRISSLNGKKWKKTKKEVEKKIHEKVKKLLEIYALRENKKGKIIKGDEELEKKLQETFPYVETNDQLKSIEEINRDLMSNKPMDRLLVGDAGFGKTEVALRAAFKAIIDNYQVLFLAPTTILSQQHYDTFVERLKGFGVNIKLLNRHITPKERNEIIKQASLGEIDILIGTHSLLSEKIKIKKLGLVIIDEEQRFGVLQKERLKELELGVNFLMMSATPIPRTLYMSISGLREISTISTPPFGRMPIQTYIGNYSDRIVRIAALREKSRGGQILYVHNRVNGLKKIYEYLKNLIPEIKIEYLHGRTNKIEFNKIINRFYNNEIDMLVTTSIIENGVDIPNVNTIIIDDSQRYGISQLYQLKGRVGRSKRRAFAYFLYKDSLTNDSKRRLEAMKKFNEPGSGLKLALRDLEIRGYGDVLGIDQKGHINSIGLHLYKDILEETVNKMTGKETIEKKQKIYTEIKGIKGSLLIPEYYIGNSIERMRIYRRISILSNLDELNELYKEIEDRFGKIPEELTNLFDYARIRINASYNGIRLIEIGDNYVKLVFDEDVVPRKEDFNFKVKRINLDPKTNEMIIYGIKNFKEYFNKVLKIGEKENV, from the coding sequence ATGAACAAAGATATTATAAAATATATAAAAGATAACCCTACAAATAAAACAAGAGTTTTTATTTTCCCTGAATACACCAATTTAGAAATAGAAGATGAAAATCTGAATGTTTTTCCTGATTATGATATTTTTCCTTTTGAAGACATAGACATCTCTTCGAAAATAAAGAAACAAAGACTGAATATTATGTATAAATTAATCAAAGGTAAAGATTTAAACCTTGTTACAACTCTTCATTCTATGACAAGATTCACTATACCACCAGAAAATTTTTATATAAAAAATTATTCTTATGGTGATAATTTCATTGATGAATTATATGAGATAGGTTATAAAAATGTTTTTGAAATAACAGAGCCATCAGAATATTCAAAGAGAGGATTTATAAGAGACATTTTTGTTCCAATATATAAAAACCCTATAAGGTTGGAACTTTTTGATGATGAAATAGAGAGGTTAAATTATTTTGATCCTTTAAATCAAAAATCTATAAAAAAGATTGAAAAATTTGATTTAGTTCCTGGCAGTGAAATTTTCTATGATCAATTTAACATAAATTTGATGAATGAAAGATTGAAATCGGAAATGAAAAAGTTTAAAGAAATTGAAGAACTAAATATAGATATGCTCAATTATTTTCCTTCTCTTTTTCATAAAAATAAAGCTACTTTGTTATCTTACTTACCAAAAGATACTGAGTTTATAATAATTGAAAAAGATAAAATTGTAAAGACTTTTACAGAAAAAGAAAGAGAAAATATAGAGATGTCAGATTCCAAGGTTAAAAAAGCCATTTACAAAAAATATTCAGGTATGAATATTCAAATATTAGATACTATAAATTATAAAGAATTAGACATAAAATTAAAAAGAAAAAAAGTGAAACAAACAGAAGATAAGGAAAAAGATTTAGAGTATTTACCTCTATTAGATTGGGAAGATTTAAAGGAAGATGATCTTATAGTACACGATGATTATGGTATAGGCGTTTTCAAAGGGGTTAAAATAAAGTCAACTCCCATAGGGAAAAGAGAATACATAACTATTGAATATAGCAATAAATCGAAAATATTTGTTCCTGTTGAAAGATTGGATAAAATTTCTAAGTATATTGGAGACAAGTCTAAAGTTAGAATTTCTTCTTTGAATGGGAAAAAGTGGAAGAAAACTAAAAAAGAAGTTGAGAAAAAAATTCATGAAAAAGTTAAAAAGCTTCTTGAAATCTATGCCCTAAGAGAGAATAAAAAAGGAAAGATAATAAAAGGAGATGAAGAGTTAGAAAAGAAGTTGCAAGAAACATTTCCTTATGTTGAAACAAATGACCAATTGAAGAGTATAGAAGAAATAAACAGAGATTTGATGTCTAACAAACCTATGGATAGACTATTAGTTGGTGATGCAGGTTTTGGCAAAACTGAAGTAGCCCTAAGAGCTGCTTTCAAAGCTATAATTGATAATTATCAAGTTCTTTTTTTAGCTCCAACGACAATTCTTTCTCAACAGCATTATGATACTTTTGTTGAGAGGTTAAAGGGATTTGGAGTTAACATAAAATTATTGAACCGACATATAACACCAAAAGAAAGAAATGAAATAATTAAACAAGCATCATTAGGTGAAATCGATATTTTAATTGGTACTCATTCACTTCTTTCAGAAAAAATCAAGATTAAAAAATTAGGCCTTGTTATAATAGATGAAGAACAGAGATTTGGAGTCCTTCAAAAAGAGAGACTTAAAGAATTAGAGCTGGGGGTTAATTTTTTAATGATGAGTGCTACACCTATTCCACGTACGCTGTATATGTCTATAAGCGGATTGAGAGAAATATCAACTATTTCAACTCCACCTTTCGGTAGAATGCCAATTCAAACATATATTGGTAATTACTCAGATAGAATAGTCAGAATAGCAGCATTAAGAGAAAAGTCAAGAGGTGGACAGATATTATATGTTCATAATAGAGTAAATGGGCTAAAGAAGATTTATGAATATTTAAAAAACCTTATTCCTGAAATAAAAATTGAGTATCTACACGGTAGAACTAACAAAATAGAGTTTAACAAAATAATTAATAGATTTTATAACAATGAAATTGATATGTTAGTAACTACTTCTATAATAGAAAATGGAGTAGACATACCAAATGTAAATACCATAATAATTGATGATTCTCAAAGATATGGTATTTCTCAACTTTATCAATTAAAAGGTAGAGTAGGAAGGTCTAAAAGAAGAGCTTTTGCATATTTCTTATATAAGGATTCACTTACTAATGATAGTAAAAGACGTTTAGAAGCTATGAAAAAATTTAATGAACCTGGATCAGGTTTGAAATTGGCCTTAAGAGATTTAGAAATAAGAGGATATGGTGATGTTTTAGGTATTGATCAAAAAGGGCACATAAATTCTATAGGTCTTCATTTATATAAAGATATCTTAGAAGAAACTGTCAATAAAATGACAGGAAAAGAAACTATAGAGAAAAAACAAAAAATCTATACTGAAATAAAAGGTATAAAAGGTTCACTATTGATTCCAGAATATTATATAGGAAATTCCATTGAAAGAATGAGAATTTACAGAAGAATATCTATTCTATCAAATTTAGATGAATTAAATGAACTGTATAAAGAAATTGAAGATAGATTTGGTAAAATACCTGAAGAGTTAACCAATTTATTTGATTATGCAAGAATTAGAATAAATGCCTCATATAATGGGATTAGGCTAATTGAAATTGGGGACAATTATGTTAAACTTGTATTTGACGAGGATGTTGTTCCAAGAAAAGAAGACTTTAATTTTAAAGTTAAAAGAATAAATCTTGATCCAAAAACAAATGAAATGATTATATATGGTATAAAAAATTTTAAAGAATACTTCAACAAAGTTTTGAAAATAGGAGAGAAAGAGAATGTTTAA
- the cheD gene encoding chemoreceptor glutamine deamidase/glutamate methylesterase CheD, translating to MKNKKIIGIGEYTVSNDNEELIVTLGLGSCVGVCLLDKKKKIGAMIHVMLPDSGGKDTPKPGKYADSGIKIVLNEMKNKGANLSSIEAKIAGGAAMFGNSSKTMDIGKRNVEAIKNILKQENIRIVAEDTGGNRARSIEFNVNNSELMIKKVGGGEKVEIKVI from the coding sequence ATGAAGAATAAAAAAATAATTGGTATAGGCGAATATACAGTTTCCAATGATAATGAAGAATTGATCGTAACCCTTGGACTGGGATCTTGTGTAGGGGTATGTTTGCTTGATAAAAAAAAGAAAATAGGAGCAATGATTCATGTCATGCTACCTGATTCAGGGGGAAAAGATACTCCTAAACCAGGTAAGTATGCTGATTCAGGTATAAAAATAGTATTGAATGAAATGAAAAATAAAGGCGCAAATTTATCAAGTATAGAAGCAAAGATAGCTGGTGGAGCAGCAATGTTTGGAAATTCCAGCAAAACTATGGATATTGGAAAGAGAAACGTTGAAGCTATAAAAAATATACTAAAACAAGAAAATATAAGAATAGTTGCAGAAGATACAGGGGGAAATAGAGCAAGAAGTATAGAATTTAATGTAAACAATTCTGAACTGATGATAAAAAAAGTTGGTGGTGGAGAAAAGGTTGAAATAAAAGTAATCTAA
- the cheC gene encoding CheY-P phosphatase CheC, translating into MSLYEKINKMHLDALKEFGNIGAGNAATSISMMLNKKTDINVPEVKLISLSDLWKIFKDPEEITAGAMIGVGGELDGAILFLMGTEDIKKVLEMMMLPKPEDLTELDEMNRSAIGELGNIMCSSYVVSLSQFTNLNIHSLPPKVVVDMIAAIVSEVSLITTDGSDYLILIETNMSVEDFEKEISGYIIYIPDEASLNKILKTMGLGIDEE; encoded by the coding sequence AATATTGGAGCTGGAAATGCAGCTACTTCAATTTCAATGATGCTAAACAAAAAAACTGATATAAATGTTCCCGAAGTAAAGCTAATTTCTTTATCTGATTTATGGAAAATATTTAAGGATCCTGAAGAAATAACAGCTGGTGCAATGATTGGTGTTGGTGGAGAGTTAGATGGAGCAATATTATTTTTAATGGGAACTGAAGATATAAAAAAAGTTTTGGAAATGATGATGCTTCCAAAACCAGAAGATCTTACAGAACTTGATGAAATGAATAGATCTGCTATAGGAGAATTGGGAAATATTATGTGTAGTTCTTATGTTGTTTCATTATCTCAATTTACTAATTTAAACATTCATTCGTTACCACCTAAGGTTGTAGTTGATATGATTGCAGCCATAGTTTCTGAAGTATCTCTTATAACAACCGATGGTTCAGATTATCTTATATTGATAGAAACAAATATGAGTGTAGAAGATTTTGAAAAAGAAATTTCAGGATATATCATTTATATTCCAGATGAAGCTTCTTTGAATAAAATATTGAAAACTATGGGGCTGGGAATTGATGAAGAATAA
- a CDS encoding FliA/WhiG family RNA polymerase sigma factor: MYKMDKDQIVRNFLPKIKAIAINLLNTLPKSVDLDDLIQEGVIGLLQSYERYDPTQGATFYTYALTRIKGSMLDYLRKIDWLPKEIRHLIKKYEEFVYKHQDENFTDEEIAKELEVELTDIQKIKYSINKSQILELDNYLLNIGEDFIEAKEKNNENDPEISAYKEILENELKEQIKTLKEKEQLILSLYYEKELTFKEIGEVIGVSESRISQIHSSIIIKLKKKMNQGDD, from the coding sequence ATGTATAAAATGGATAAAGACCAAATAGTCAGAAATTTTTTGCCCAAAATAAAAGCAATAGCTATTAACCTTCTTAATACACTTCCAAAAAGCGTTGATTTAGATGACCTTATTCAAGAAGGAGTTATTGGGTTACTACAATCCTATGAAAGGTATGATCCTACCCAAGGAGCAACCTTTTATACGTATGCTTTGACCAGGATAAAAGGTTCAATGCTTGATTATCTTAGAAAGATAGATTGGCTTCCAAAAGAGATTAGGCATTTGATAAAAAAATATGAAGAGTTTGTTTATAAACACCAGGATGAGAATTTTACTGATGAAGAAATTGCAAAAGAACTTGAAGTAGAACTCACTGATATTCAAAAGATTAAGTATTCTATTAACAAATCTCAGATTTTAGAATTAGATAATTATCTTCTCAATATAGGTGAAGATTTTATAGAAGCAAAGGAAAAAAATAATGAAAATGATCCTGAGATATCTGCTTATAAAGAAATTTTAGAAAATGAATTGAAGGAACAGATAAAAACCTTAAAAGAAAAAGAACAATTAATTTTGTCTTTATATTATGAAAAAGAGTTGACTTTTAAGGAAATTGGAGAAGTGATTGGGGTTAGCGAATCAAGAATATCACAGATTCATTCTTCTATAATTATTAAATTAAAGAAGAAAATGAATCAAGGAGATGATTGA